The following are encoded in a window of Acidimicrobiales bacterium genomic DNA:
- a CDS encoding cyclopropane-fatty-acyl-phospholipid synthase family protein produces the protein MSAVTPGAAWWEPVIDHGLVPDPLLRRIITARVAAKVRHETRGSVDERSERLRSFIEARTKGPVTRHVDDANRQHYEVPTSFFEQVLGPRLKYSAAIWPAGVDDLADAEEATLALTAARARLSDRQRVLELGCGWGSLSLWMAERYPGSDIVAVSNSATQRAHIEARAADAGVDNLTVVTADIADFEPEGTFDRVVSVEMLEHVNNHGELLVRIARWLEPDGLAFAHVFAHREMGWEFDAGSAGDWMGRYFFTGGVMPSDDLLPRVACDLDLVDHWRLSGRHYQRTLNAWLSRLDQRRDAVLPILAATYGADRAEAWFHRWRVFFMASAQLWGYRRGNEFLVSHYLFQPR, from the coding sequence ATGAGCGCGGTGACGCCGGGCGCGGCGTGGTGGGAGCCGGTGATCGATCATGGGCTGGTGCCCGACCCGTTGCTGCGACGGATCATCACCGCCAGGGTCGCGGCCAAGGTGCGCCACGAGACGCGGGGCAGCGTCGACGAGCGTTCCGAGCGCCTCCGGTCGTTCATCGAGGCCCGCACGAAGGGGCCGGTGACCCGTCACGTCGATGACGCCAACCGCCAGCACTACGAAGTGCCCACCTCGTTCTTCGAACAGGTCCTCGGACCCCGGCTGAAGTACTCGGCCGCGATCTGGCCCGCCGGGGTGGACGATCTCGCCGACGCCGAGGAGGCCACCCTCGCCCTCACCGCCGCCAGAGCCCGTCTCTCCGACCGTCAACGGGTACTCGAGCTGGGATGCGGCTGGGGGTCGCTGTCGCTCTGGATGGCCGAGCGGTATCCCGGGTCCGACATCGTCGCGGTGTCCAACTCGGCCACCCAGCGGGCCCACATCGAAGCCCGGGCCGCCGACGCGGGGGTCGACAACCTCACCGTGGTCACCGCCGACATCGCCGACTTCGAACCCGAGGGCACCTTCGACCGGGTCGTGTCGGTGGAGATGCTCGAACACGTGAACAACCACGGGGAGCTGCTGGTCCGCATCGCCCGTTGGCTCGAGCCCGACGGTCTGGCGTTCGCTCACGTGTTCGCCCACCGCGAGATGGGGTGGGAGTTCGACGCGGGATCGGCCGGCGACTGGATGGGCCGCTACTTCTTCACCGGCGGGGTGATGCCCTCTGATGACCTGCTCCCTCGCGTGGCCTGCGACCTCGACCTGGTCGATCACTGGCGACTCTCGGGGCGCCACTACCAGCGGACGCTCAACGCGTGGCTCTCCCGCTTGGACCAGCGCCGCGACGCGGTGTTGCCGATCCTGGCCGCCACCTACGGTGCCGATCGAGCCGAGGCCTGGTTCCACCGCTGGCGGGTGTTCTTCATGGCCTCGGCCCAGCTGTGGGGCTACCGGCGCGGCAACGAGTTCCTCGTCAGCCACTACCTGTTCCAGCCCCGTTGA
- a CDS encoding PLP-dependent aspartate aminotransferase family protein, translating into MDELLHLETRAIRGGRDDNDTALAPILWATTTFVTPTVEDSRRMATVAGAPRFYTRYGNPTVCAFEQAIADLEGAESARAFASGMGAVSAIILGLCSAGDHIVAQRQLYAGTQLLLQAACPRFGIDVTFVDGTEPGAFAEAVRPGKTVLVFAETPANPQLDIVDLDAVGQIAGPMTVVDSTFATPLAQRPLEHGVDLVIHSATKTIGGHNDASLGVVAGSEELLTWLWGFAVLQGANASPFDAMNGLRGLRTLGVRFERQCETAHRLAEVLEAHPKVARVRYPGLASHPQHDLAKAQMDHFGGLVTFDLADGYQAGCVFVETTELCQLAPSLGGPETLVTHPASTTHVGLTPDELAAAGISPGTVRLSAGLEHADDLVADVLAALDRIPT; encoded by the coding sequence ATGGATGAGCTCCTCCACCTGGAGACCCGCGCCATTCGCGGCGGTCGCGACGACAACGACACCGCCCTGGCTCCCATCCTCTGGGCCACCACCACCTTCGTCACCCCCACCGTCGAGGACAGCCGGCGCATGGCCACCGTGGCCGGGGCACCGCGCTTCTACACCCGCTACGGCAACCCCACCGTCTGTGCGTTCGAGCAGGCGATCGCCGACCTCGAAGGGGCCGAGTCGGCCCGAGCGTTCGCCTCGGGCATGGGTGCGGTCAGCGCGATCATCCTCGGTCTGTGTTCGGCGGGCGACCACATCGTTGCCCAGCGCCAGCTCTACGCCGGAACCCAGCTGCTGTTGCAGGCGGCGTGTCCCCGGTTCGGGATCGACGTCACCTTCGTCGACGGCACCGAGCCCGGAGCCTTCGCCGAGGCGGTTCGTCCGGGCAAGACGGTGCTGGTGTTCGCCGAGACCCCGGCCAACCCCCAGCTCGACATCGTCGACCTCGACGCCGTGGGCCAGATTGCCGGGCCGATGACCGTGGTCGACTCCACCTTCGCCACCCCGCTCGCCCAGCGCCCGCTCGAGCACGGGGTCGACCTGGTGATCCACTCGGCCACCAAGACGATCGGCGGCCACAACGACGCCAGTCTCGGGGTCGTGGCCGGCAGCGAGGAGCTGCTCACCTGGCTGTGGGGCTTCGCGGTGCTCCAGGGGGCCAACGCCTCGCCGTTCGACGCCATGAACGGCCTGCGCGGCCTGCGCACCCTCGGGGTGCGGTTCGAGCGCCAGTGCGAGACCGCACACCGCCTGGCCGAGGTGCTCGAAGCCCACCCCAAGGTGGCCCGGGTCCGCTACCCGGGACTGGCGTCGCACCCACAGCACGACCTCGCCAAGGCGCAGATGGACCACTTCGGTGGGCTGGTCACCTTCGACCTGGCCGACGGCTACCAGGCCGGATGTGTGTTCGTCGAGACCACCGAGCTGTGCCAGCTCGCTCCTTCGCTCGGCGGCCCCGAGACCCTGGTCACCCACCCGGCCTCGACCACCCACGTGGGCCTCACCCCCGATGAGCTGGCCGCGGCCGGCATCAGCCCGGGCACGGTGCGCCTCTCGGCGGGCCTCGAGCACGCCGACGATCTCGTCGCCGACGTGCTCGCCGCCCTCGACCGCATCCCGACCTGA